A region of Nitrospira defluvii DNA encodes the following proteins:
- the sugE gene encoding quaternary ammonium compound efflux SMR transporter SugE, which yields MAWTFLVVAGLLEICWAIGLKYTEGFSRFWPTAVTLVAMAASFGCLAQALKSIPVGTGYAVWTGIGAAGTAVLGMVIFAETVSLIKVASLLCIILGIIGLKSSA from the coding sequence ATGGCATGGACGTTCCTGGTTGTCGCCGGATTGCTGGAAATTTGTTGGGCCATCGGACTCAAGTATACGGAAGGATTCTCCCGATTCTGGCCCACGGCCGTCACGCTCGTCGCCATGGCGGCCAGCTTTGGCTGTCTTGCCCAAGCGTTAAAGAGTATCCCTGTCGGCACAGGTTATGCGGTCTGGACAGGCATCGGGGCTGCAGGCACAGCGGTGTTAGGCATGGTCATCTTTGCCGAGACTGTGTCGCTCATCAAAGTCGCTTCACTCCTCTGCATCATACTCGGCATCATCGGGCTCAAAAGCAGCGCCTGA
- a CDS encoding sigma-54-dependent transcriptional regulator: MASTKQKPFTILLVEDDAGDVDLFLRTVEQELPRHEDDEITLVINATAEGAIERLQKEPVDLIIADVRLPGISGIELLRRVQDLNRRIPVIILSRVDATETVIDAMRHGAFDYVVKPYDPMDLAARIHRAMRMSEILLQASPDEPAAPRIPFKNLVGVSAPIRNVMAMIEAIARVPSTTLIIGETGTGKELIAKAIHERSLDSDGPFQVVDCTTFSEGTVESELFGHVRGAFTGAVSDRTGLIESGSHGTVFLDEIGDLPANLQAKLLRVLEAGEVRAVGSTQQRKVNVRFVAATNQDLAEKVKRNEFRKDLFFRLNVMVIRVPPLRERTEDIPVLARHFIARYAKEFSKHVEDLHPTAVTELVAYPWPGNVRELRNVMERAVMLAKGDRISVADVAGMLAIPDHRQREIPDEDYLHLPYAKAKEQVLEAFNRRYISTKLTIHQGNVTHAAQDSGLPRSYFHEIMRRYTKDEK, encoded by the coding sequence ATGGCAAGCACCAAACAAAAACCCTTCACGATTCTGCTGGTCGAGGACGACGCGGGGGACGTGGATCTGTTCCTGCGCACGGTTGAACAAGAGCTACCCCGCCATGAAGACGATGAGATCACGCTGGTCATCAACGCGACGGCCGAAGGAGCGATCGAACGCCTCCAGAAAGAGCCCGTTGATCTCATCATCGCCGATGTACGTTTGCCGGGCATCAGCGGCATTGAGCTGCTGCGGCGCGTTCAGGACCTGAACCGACGCATCCCGGTCATTATCCTGAGCCGGGTGGATGCAACGGAGACGGTCATCGATGCCATGCGCCACGGGGCATTTGATTATGTCGTTAAACCCTACGACCCGATGGATCTGGCGGCCCGCATTCATCGAGCCATGCGGATGTCGGAAATACTCCTGCAGGCCAGTCCCGATGAACCTGCCGCCCCTCGAATCCCCTTCAAAAACCTCGTCGGGGTCAGCGCGCCAATCCGGAATGTGATGGCTATGATCGAAGCGATCGCCCGTGTCCCTTCGACCACGCTGATTATCGGAGAGACCGGTACCGGCAAGGAACTGATCGCCAAGGCGATTCACGAGCGGAGCCTCGACAGCGACGGCCCGTTTCAAGTCGTGGACTGCACCACCTTTTCAGAAGGCACGGTGGAGAGCGAACTGTTCGGCCACGTCCGCGGCGCATTTACCGGTGCGGTGTCCGACAGAACCGGCCTGATTGAATCCGGGAGTCACGGCACCGTCTTCCTGGACGAAATCGGCGACTTGCCGGCGAATCTGCAAGCCAAGCTCCTACGCGTGCTGGAGGCAGGGGAAGTGCGTGCGGTCGGCAGCACGCAGCAACGGAAGGTTAACGTCCGTTTCGTTGCCGCGACGAATCAGGACCTGGCTGAAAAGGTGAAGCGGAACGAATTCAGAAAAGATCTTTTTTTTCGCCTCAATGTCATGGTCATCCGCGTGCCGCCTTTGCGGGAGCGGACGGAAGACATTCCCGTCCTTGCCCGGCACTTTATCGCACGCTACGCGAAGGAGTTTTCAAAGCACGTGGAGGATCTTCACCCCACGGCCGTGACGGAACTGGTGGCCTACCCTTGGCCGGGCAACGTGCGGGAACTCCGCAACGTGATGGAAAGGGCCGTCATGCTCGCCAAGGGAGATCGCATCAGCGTCGCCGATGTCGCAGGGATGTTGGCGATTCCAGACCACCGGCAGCGAGAGATCCCCGATGAGGATTATCTCCACCTACCCTATGCCAAGGCGAAAGAACAAGTTCTGGAAGCGTTCAACCGACGGTATATCTCCACCAAACTAACGATCCATCAAGGCAACGTCACCCATGCCGCCCAGGATTCCGGCCTCCCGCGCTCCTACTTCCATGAGATCATGCGCCGCTACACCAAAGATGAAAAATAG